In Flavobacterium sp. CBA20B-1, one DNA window encodes the following:
- the mgtE gene encoding magnesium transporter gives MEFKISKEFIQEIESLIAEKNVREVLRRIEDIHFADVAELINELDGEDAGYLFRIIESDVSSEILLELDEEVREKILNNLSAKEIAEELDEMDTDDAVDIISELSEEMKDEVISELEDFEHAKDIVELLRYDDDTAGGLMAKEYIQANENWNVLTCIQEIRKQAENVSRVHSIYVVDDEDRLKGRLSLKDLITSSTTTQIKDIYIPKVDFVKVDTEDTEVARIMQKYDLEAIPVVDETGRLVGRITIDDIVDVIKEEADRDYQMAAGISQDVEADDSIWELTKARLPWLLLALIGSFIAVNVAQSFSDAMDRYQTLFFFTPLVAAMAGNVGVQSSAIVVQGLANNSLSGSLWKRLGKEMLLAMLNSTILAVLLLLATHFIMGTTYEISSTIVLALVTVMILASLIGTFIPIMLDKNGIDPAIATGPFITTSNDIFGILIYFTIAKMILGF, from the coding sequence ATGGAATTTAAAATCAGTAAAGAATTTATCCAAGAAATTGAAAGCTTAATCGCCGAAAAAAACGTACGCGAAGTACTTCGCCGTATCGAGGATATTCACTTTGCTGATGTTGCAGAGCTCATCAACGAATTAGACGGCGAAGATGCTGGCTATCTTTTCCGTATTATTGAATCGGATGTGAGTTCTGAAATTCTATTAGAGCTTGATGAGGAAGTTCGTGAAAAAATCTTAAACAACCTTTCTGCTAAAGAAATTGCCGAAGAGCTCGACGAGATGGATACCGATGACGCGGTGGATATCATTTCCGAACTTTCGGAAGAGATGAAAGACGAGGTAATTTCTGAATTGGAAGATTTTGAACATGCCAAAGACATTGTAGAGCTTTTGCGCTACGACGATGATACCGCGGGTGGATTAATGGCGAAAGAATACATCCAAGCAAATGAAAATTGGAATGTGTTGACCTGTATTCAGGAAATTCGCAAACAAGCAGAAAACGTTTCGCGTGTACACTCTATTTATGTGGTTGATGATGAAGACCGATTAAAAGGTCGTTTGTCTTTGAAAGATTTAATTACCTCATCTACCACCACACAAATCAAAGATATTTACATACCAAAGGTTGATTTTGTAAAGGTGGATACCGAAGACACCGAAGTTGCCCGCATCATGCAGAAGTACGATTTAGAAGCAATTCCGGTTGTTGATGAAACCGGACGTTTAGTGGGGCGTATTACCATTGACGATATTGTGGATGTGATTAAAGAAGAAGCCGACCGTGACTACCAAATGGCGGCAGGTATCTCGCAAGACGTTGAAGCCGATGACAGCATTTGGGAATTAACAAAAGCACGTTTGCCTTGGTTGCTTCTGGCATTGATCGGAAGTTTTATTGCCGTTAATGTTGCCCAAAGTTTTAGCGATGCCATGGACAGATACCAAACTTTGTTTTTCTTTACCCCTTTGGTTGCCGCAATGGCAGGAAACGTGGGGGTACAATCATCGGCAATTGTGGTGCAGGGTTTGGCAAACAACAGCTTGTCGGGTTCACTGTGGAAACGCTTGGGCAAGGAAATGCTTTTGGCGATGCTAAACAGTACCATTTTGGCTGTTTTACTATTGTTGGCAACGCATTTTATCATGGGAACCACTTATGAAATATCGTCAACCATTGTATTGGCATTGGTAACCGTTATGATACTTGCCAGTTTAATTGGTACGTTTATCCCGATAATGCTTGATAAAAACGGTATTGATCCTGCTATTGCAACCGGTCCGTTTATTACCACAAGCAACGATATTTTTGGTATTTTGATTTACTTTACCATTGCAAAAATGATTTTAGGGTTTTAG
- the rsmA gene encoding 16S rRNA (adenine(1518)-N(6)/adenine(1519)-N(6))-dimethyltransferase RsmA, which yields MSSADNVRAKKHLGQHFLNDESVAKNIANALTLNGYTKILEIGPGMGVLTKYLLEKPVETFVVEIDTESVVYLEKHYPKLHGHIIGEDFLKYNLKKVFNEDPFAIIGNFPYNISTQIVFRVLEMRDQIPEFAGMFQKEVAERICEKKGSKTYGILSVLAQAFYDTEYLFTVSEHVFTPPPKVKSGVMRMIRKENYSLPCSEKLFFTVVKSAFNQRRKTLRNSLKSFISEEIKNDEVFNLRPEQLSVEAFIALTQKIEAYGI from the coding sequence ATGAGTAGTGCGGATAACGTTCGGGCAAAGAAACATTTAGGACAACATTTTTTAAACGACGAAAGTGTAGCAAAAAATATTGCCAATGCTTTAACGCTAAACGGATACACAAAAATACTCGAAATTGGTCCCGGAATGGGCGTATTAACAAAGTATTTGTTAGAAAAACCTGTGGAAACTTTTGTGGTTGAAATTGATACCGAATCGGTGGTTTATCTGGAAAAACATTATCCAAAATTACACGGACATATCATTGGCGAAGACTTTTTAAAATACAATTTAAAGAAAGTTTTTAATGAAGATCCGTTTGCCATCATCGGAAATTTTCCTTACAATATTTCCACTCAAATTGTTTTTAGGGTTTTAGAAATGCGCGATCAAATACCGGAATTTGCTGGAATGTTTCAAAAGGAAGTTGCTGAGCGTATTTGTGAGAAAAAAGGCAGCAAAACCTACGGAATATTGTCGGTTTTGGCACAAGCGTTTTACGACACCGAATATCTCTTTACCGTATCGGAACATGTTTTCACACCGCCGCCAAAAGTAAAATCGGGCGTAATGCGCATGATTCGCAAAGAAAATTACAGCTTGCCGTGTAGCGAAAAACTGTTTTTCACAGTGGTAAAATCGGCGTTTAACCAACGCAGAAAAACCTTGCGAAACAGTTTAAAAAGTTTTATATCAGAAGAAATAAAAAACGATGAAGTTTTTAACCTTCGTCCAGAACAATTAAGTGTAGAAGCATTTATTGCACTCACTCAAAAAATAGAAGCGTATGGAATTTAA
- a CDS encoding DUF4286 family protein, whose protein sequence is MIIYNVTINIDESVHDQWLNWMQTKHIQDMLNTGCFKSARLVKVLVDEDMGGVTYSVQYLAETKEALADYKENHAPHLRNEGLQLFADKMLAFRTDLEIISEHE, encoded by the coding sequence ATGATTATTTACAACGTTACTATAAATATAGACGAATCGGTTCACGACCAATGGCTGAACTGGATGCAAACCAAACACATACAAGATATGCTGAACACCGGTTGTTTTAAATCGGCACGTTTGGTGAAGGTTTTGGTTGATGAAGACATGGGCGGCGTGACCTATTCCGTGCAATATCTCGCTGAAACCAAAGAAGCATTAGCCGATTACAAGGAAAACCATGCGCCGCATTTACGCAATGAAGGATTGCAACTTTTTGCCGATAAAATGCTTGCTTTTCGTACCGATCTTGAAATAATCAGCGAACATGAGTAG